In Liquorilactobacillus nagelii DSM 13675, the following proteins share a genomic window:
- a CDS encoding TetR/AcrR family transcriptional regulator produces MKKEDLRVIKTKQAIFRAFVDLTLEKDLATITVQDIAQRALINRSTFYSHFKDKQDVLDQVFAFALQPLLGSIEDNIVEAGNVIREQRLEQVVTKLFLQIQQEKKFYLIAFKGRNNLILMSTFKQFMAERFADIFSRLQVKDGTQLIPNDFIISYLVTTFISTVYWWLENDCPLPAEQMARIMIKLISSAGLAVYQFKISRD; encoded by the coding sequence ATGAAAAAAGAAGACCTAAGAGTCATCAAAACCAAACAAGCAATTTTTCGTGCATTTGTAGATTTAACTTTAGAGAAAGATTTAGCGACAATCACAGTTCAAGATATTGCTCAACGTGCTTTAATTAATCGTTCAACTTTTTACAGCCACTTTAAAGACAAGCAAGATGTTTTAGATCAAGTTTTTGCTTTTGCACTGCAACCGTTGCTGGGAAGTATCGAAGATAATATCGTTGAGGCAGGGAACGTCATTCGTGAGCAGCGATTAGAGCAGGTAGTTACCAAACTTTTCTTGCAGATACAACAGGAAAAGAAATTTTATTTGATAGCATTTAAGGGCCGCAATAATCTAATCTTAATGAGTACCTTTAAACAATTTATGGCTGAACGTTTTGCCGATATTTTTTCGCGGTTGCAGGTCAAAGATGGCACACAATTGATTCCTAATGACTTTATTATTTCCTACCTAGTAACAACTTTTATTAGCACAGTTTACTGGTGGCTGGAAAATGATTGTCCACTGCCAGCAGAGCAAATGGCACGAATTATGATTAAATTGATTAGTAGTGCTGGCTTAGCGGTTTACCAATTTAAAATTAGTCGTGATTAA
- a CDS encoding 2-hydroxyacyl-CoA dehydratase, protein MQPQKLFGGIDVGSTTIKVVILNEQNQPLYQTYQRHFSDVKQASQKVLTEAAKIVGLDSPIAFTITGSGGMGLADVLKLKFIQEVIACTKTVEKICPETDVAIELGGEDAKITFFGASLEQKMNGSCAGGTGAFIDQMASLLKTDANGLNELAKDYHHLYPIASRCGVFAKTDIQPLINDGARQADLAASIFQAVVNQTIAGLASGHKIKGKVAFLGGPLYFMSELRQRFIETLKLKPEDVIFPTDPQLFVAKGAAFFAHEEKTTTLGKLIESLQDSSHALQPTKSLRPLFKNQTELTAFRQRHAAAKVDARPLADYHGKAFLGIDAGSTTTKIVLMSENQKILYTAYANNEGDPLKKTINLLTEMYQQLPTDIIIVKSCTTGYGEQLIKSALNADEGEVETVSHYKAAHHFMPDVDFILDIGGQDMKAMHIKNGALATIQLNEACSSGCGSFIETFAQSLRYNVKDFAQAALLSPHPADLGSRCTVFMQSRVKQAQKEGATVGDISAGLSMSVIKNALFKVIKARSAKDLGQHIVCQGGTFYNEAVLRSFELLSGQNVIRPNIAGLMGAFGAALIAQERAEAADRTSLLTPVQMAGLSSTKTFDHCGRCENNCLLTITLFNDGRKFITGNRCEKGLRIKLKPQDQRTNLVKEKLRKLFSYRPLRKKLATRGTIGIPRVLNMYEDYPLWATFFKKLGIRAELSTRSSDDIYEMGIETIPSDTACYPAKLVHGHVQWLINRGIKTIFYPCVVYERQEKAAANNHFNCPIVQSYPDVIRMNVDEIRNGQVDYRNPYLNLADFESTAQNLFQSFRNFGVSLREVKQALQAGFEELDNFKRWIQNRGEETLLQLRQTGQHGVVLAGRPYHLDPQINRGISQIICAEGFNVLTEDSISHLGDVSGLRVVNQWTYHSRLYAAAKIAAKTPELEFVQLNSFGCGIDAITTDQVEEIMSHYNRLYTVLKIDEGTNIGAIRIRIRSLKAAVLERQQRHLLPQAQPDTVKPVVFTPEMKKNYTLLLPMLSPIHQSGLIDLALQASGYHVVNLPVKRQRSVDEGTKYVNNDACYPAIITIGQMIEALKSGKYDLNQTAVMMSQTGGGCRATNYIPLIRKALKDAGFPQVPVISLSLGAQGTEKAPGFKFTLPLVKRAALAFLYGDLFEKVVYRTRPYEEVPGSVDQLHQQWLAVVGPNVENGSFHEFKQNVAQIVTDFDRIALKKMVKPRVTLVGEILVKYSPIANNDLVRLLETEGAEAVCPDIVGFMNYSLFNQIYKHDHLGSSLKNKWLAELALKLIQQCEKPLNKALKKSHRFSSIEAIDQIADGAKSIINLGNQTGEGWFLTGEMVASLKQGINNIICMQPFGCLPNHIVGKGVVKELRHQYPQANIALIDYDPSLSTVNQLNRIRLMLATAKKNLNNTSLAPDNAAKVKSS, encoded by the coding sequence ATGCAGCCGCAAAAATTATTCGGCGGAATTGATGTCGGCTCGACAACAATTAAAGTTGTTATTTTGAACGAGCAAAATCAGCCGCTTTATCAGACTTATCAACGTCATTTTTCTGATGTCAAACAAGCTAGTCAAAAAGTGTTGACTGAAGCCGCAAAAATAGTTGGTTTAGATTCACCAATTGCTTTTACAATCACTGGCTCTGGGGGAATGGGTTTAGCGGATGTTTTGAAACTCAAGTTTATTCAAGAAGTAATTGCGTGCACCAAAACTGTAGAAAAGATTTGTCCAGAAACTGATGTTGCCATCGAATTGGGTGGTGAAGACGCTAAAATCACCTTTTTTGGAGCTTCACTTGAACAAAAGATGAATGGTTCTTGTGCTGGTGGAACCGGTGCTTTTATTGATCAAATGGCAAGCCTTTTAAAAACTGATGCCAATGGTTTAAACGAGCTGGCTAAAGACTATCATCATCTTTATCCAATTGCTTCACGCTGCGGTGTTTTCGCTAAGACTGATATCCAGCCTTTAATTAATGATGGTGCTCGTCAAGCAGATTTAGCTGCCTCGATTTTCCAAGCCGTTGTAAATCAAACAATTGCTGGCTTAGCTTCTGGTCATAAGATCAAGGGGAAAGTTGCTTTTCTTGGCGGTCCACTATATTTTATGAGCGAACTACGACAAAGATTTATTGAGACGCTAAAACTAAAACCAGAAGATGTTATTTTTCCAACTGATCCACAACTTTTTGTTGCTAAAGGTGCGGCCTTTTTTGCTCATGAAGAAAAAACAACAACTTTGGGAAAGCTGATTGAATCCTTGCAAGACTCATCTCATGCACTACAACCAACTAAGTCATTGCGACCACTGTTTAAAAACCAAACTGAATTAACAGCATTTCGTCAGCGTCATGCAGCTGCTAAAGTTGATGCACGTCCCTTGGCTGATTACCATGGAAAAGCTTTCTTAGGAATTGATGCTGGCTCAACAACGACAAAAATTGTTTTAATGAGTGAAAACCAAAAAATTCTTTACACTGCTTACGCTAACAATGAGGGCGATCCGCTAAAAAAGACCATCAATTTATTAACTGAGATGTATCAACAATTACCAACTGATATTATAATTGTCAAAAGCTGTACAACCGGTTATGGTGAGCAGCTAATTAAAAGTGCTTTAAATGCTGATGAAGGTGAAGTTGAGACCGTCTCACACTACAAAGCTGCTCATCATTTTATGCCTGATGTCGATTTCATTTTAGATATTGGCGGTCAAGATATGAAAGCAATGCACATTAAAAATGGTGCCTTAGCAACAATCCAACTGAATGAAGCTTGTTCTTCCGGTTGCGGATCGTTTATCGAAACCTTTGCTCAATCTTTACGCTACAATGTTAAAGATTTTGCGCAGGCCGCTTTACTTTCACCCCACCCAGCCGATTTAGGATCACGCTGTACTGTCTTTATGCAATCACGCGTTAAGCAAGCTCAAAAAGAAGGCGCTACTGTCGGTGATATTTCTGCTGGTTTATCTATGTCAGTCATCAAAAATGCCCTTTTTAAAGTTATTAAAGCTCGTTCGGCCAAAGATCTAGGACAACATATTGTTTGCCAAGGTGGAACTTTTTATAATGAAGCCGTTTTGCGCTCTTTTGAATTGCTAAGCGGTCAAAATGTTATTCGGCCAAATATCGCTGGTTTAATGGGAGCTTTCGGGGCCGCTTTGATTGCCCAAGAACGAGCTGAGGCAGCTGATCGAACTAGTTTGCTGACCCCAGTTCAAATGGCTGGCCTCTCATCAACCAAAACTTTTGATCATTGTGGACGCTGTGAAAATAATTGTCTATTGACCATTACCTTATTTAATGATGGTCGTAAATTTATCACTGGTAATCGCTGTGAAAAAGGACTGCGCATCAAATTAAAACCGCAAGATCAGCGAACTAATTTAGTTAAAGAAAAACTGCGCAAGTTATTTTCTTATCGGCCATTACGAAAAAAGCTGGCAACGCGCGGAACCATTGGGATTCCCCGGGTCTTAAATATGTACGAAGATTACCCACTCTGGGCAACATTTTTCAAAAAGCTCGGAATTCGAGCTGAACTTTCAACTCGTTCTTCTGATGATATCTACGAAATGGGGATCGAAACAATTCCTAGTGATACTGCTTGCTATCCGGCAAAATTAGTCCATGGTCATGTTCAGTGGCTGATTAATCGCGGAATTAAGACAATTTTTTATCCTTGTGTTGTTTATGAACGCCAAGAAAAAGCTGCTGCCAATAATCATTTTAACTGTCCAATTGTTCAATCCTATCCAGATGTAATCCGCATGAATGTCGATGAAATTCGAAATGGTCAAGTTGATTATCGCAATCCCTATTTAAATTTAGCTGATTTTGAATCAACTGCCCAAAATCTCTTTCAGTCATTCCGGAACTTTGGCGTTAGCTTACGAGAGGTTAAACAAGCTTTACAAGCTGGTTTTGAAGAACTGGACAATTTCAAGCGCTGGATTCAAAATCGTGGTGAAGAAACTCTATTGCAGTTAAGGCAAACTGGACAACACGGAGTTGTTCTAGCTGGCCGGCCTTACCATTTAGATCCGCAAATCAATCGTGGAATTTCACAAATTATTTGTGCTGAAGGATTCAATGTTTTAACCGAAGATAGCATCTCACACTTAGGTGATGTTAGTGGATTACGGGTTGTTAATCAGTGGACTTATCATTCACGATTATATGCCGCCGCAAAAATTGCTGCTAAGACACCTGAATTAGAATTTGTTCAGTTAAATTCTTTTGGTTGTGGAATTGATGCTATTACTACTGATCAAGTTGAAGAAATCATGAGCCACTATAATCGTCTTTATACCGTCTTGAAGATTGATGAAGGAACTAACATTGGTGCAATTCGGATTCGAATTCGTTCCCTCAAAGCCGCTGTTTTAGAACGCCAGCAACGTCACCTGTTGCCACAAGCACAGCCCGATACAGTCAAACCAGTGGTATTTACTCCGGAAATGAAAAAAAATTACACCCTGCTACTGCCAATGTTGTCGCCAATTCATCAATCTGGTTTGATTGATCTTGCTTTACAAGCTTCTGGCTACCATGTAGTCAATTTACCGGTCAAGCGCCAGCGTTCAGTTGATGAAGGAACCAAATATGTTAATAATGATGCCTGCTATCCAGCTATTATCACGATTGGTCAGATGATTGAGGCCCTTAAGAGTGGCAAATATGATCTAAATCAAACTGCTGTAATGATGAGTCAAACTGGTGGTGGTTGTCGAGCTACGAATTATATTCCTTTGATTCGCAAAGCATTAAAAGATGCTGGTTTTCCGCAAGTACCAGTAATTTCTTTGTCATTAGGTGCTCAAGGAACTGAAAAAGCTCCTGGCTTTAAATTTACCTTACCATTAGTTAAGCGTGCTGCCTTAGCCTTTTTGTACGGCGATCTCTTTGAAAAAGTTGTTTATCGCACGCGCCCTTACGAAGAAGTTCCTGGCTCAGTTGATCAATTACATCAGCAATGGTTAGCAGTTGTTGGACCAAATGTCGAAAATGGCAGTTTCCATGAATTCAAACAAAATGTTGCTCAGATCGTTACTGATTTCGATCGAATTGCTTTAAAGAAAATGGTCAAACCACGTGTCACTCTTGTTGGAGAAATCCTAGTCAAATATTCGCCAATTGCTAATAATGATTTAGTTCGTTTGCTTGAAACTGAAGGCGCCGAAGCCGTCTGTCCGGACATTGTTGGCTTTATGAATTATTCTCTCTTTAATCAAATCTACAAACACGATCACCTTGGTTCATCACTGAAAAACAAATGGCTGGCTGAATTAGCTTTAAAATTGATTCAGCAATGTGAAAAACCGTTAAACAAAGCTTTAAAAAAATCGCACCGTTTTAGTAGCATTGAAGCCATTGATCAAATTGCTGATGGTGCCAAATCAATTATCAATCTAGGCAATCAAACTGGTGAAGGCTGGTTTTTAACTGGTGAAATGGTTGCAAGCCTAAAACAAGGTATCAATAATATCATCTGTATGCAGCCATTCGGTTGCCTGCCTAATCATATTGTTGGTAAAGGAGTCGTCAAAGAATTGCGTCACCAGTATCCACAAGCTAATATTGCCTTAATTGATTACGATCCGAGTTTGTCGACGGTTAATCAATTGAATCGGATTCGACTAATGTTAGCAACTGCTAAGAAGAATTTAAATAATACTTCGTTGGCACCTGATAACGCTGCTAAAGTAAAAAGTTCCTAG
- a CDS encoding DUF3329 domain-containing protein, with translation MSELNFFKNKKILSTQLILFLFIWFWTFITPLSMDDLQSSHLTSIQILRFSKEEWFNWNGRFFGQTIFRFMASGNRLFWSMTNGLVFVALITLIASLSTKQKFEHIHFTRFIAISMACLVFIPNFGETILWRAGSGNYLWMTVANLFLIWIYVKTDFLMGNFKRSYLIPLLPFMLLALITGWSNENTAGGTLIILIAHSFLLLKNRVKINFIYILGLVFFILGYLALLLAPGNKIRALKSLGAAYFKKPFFTRFSDNFIAVTKTVFSSNMDKLLLVSIVIAIVLSLNFWLNKTAFINGLTWSFSGMAIIYALSFAPLGQNEARAYFGGIIYLLISLFSLIPSKKLFNKSFDGIIIQLGFTFLLFFGLIIVSTGFLDSYQSSLAIKNRYSFVSTEGQKTNYNKIIKVPALAYIPQTPYSVDYPFNELKADPNAYPNFLYHDYLRVKGVVLEK, from the coding sequence GTGTCAGAGTTGAATTTTTTTAAAAATAAAAAAATTTTGTCTACTCAATTAATACTGTTCCTTTTCATTTGGTTCTGGACATTTATTACCCCTTTAAGCATGGATGATTTACAATCAAGCCACTTAACTTCTATTCAAATACTCAGATTTTCTAAAGAAGAATGGTTTAATTGGAATGGTCGTTTCTTTGGACAAACCATTTTTAGATTCATGGCTTCTGGCAATAGACTATTCTGGTCCATGACAAATGGGCTTGTTTTTGTTGCACTTATAACTTTAATTGCAAGTTTGTCAACTAAACAGAAATTTGAACACATTCACTTTACTCGTTTTATCGCTATTTCCATGGCTTGTTTAGTTTTTATTCCAAACTTTGGCGAAACTATTTTATGGCGTGCAGGTTCTGGAAATTACTTATGGATGACCGTTGCTAATCTTTTTTTAATATGGATATATGTAAAAACTGATTTTTTAATGGGTAATTTTAAGCGTTCGTATCTAATTCCTTTATTGCCCTTTATGTTATTAGCCTTAATAACAGGTTGGTCTAATGAGAATACTGCTGGAGGCACATTGATAATATTAATCGCACATTCATTTTTATTATTAAAGAATCGAGTAAAAATTAATTTTATATATATATTAGGCCTAGTTTTTTTCATTCTTGGCTATCTGGCTTTACTGCTTGCACCAGGAAATAAAATTCGAGCACTTAAATCTCTCGGTGCAGCTTATTTTAAAAAACCATTTTTCACTCGTTTTTCTGATAATTTCATCGCTGTAACTAAAACCGTCTTTTCCTCTAATATGGATAAACTACTGTTAGTATCTATCGTTATAGCTATCGTTTTATCTTTGAATTTTTGGTTGAATAAGACTGCATTTATAAATGGCCTTACATGGTCTTTTTCCGGAATGGCTATCATTTATGCTCTTTCTTTTGCTCCTTTGGGTCAAAATGAAGCTCGAGCATATTTCGGAGGTATCATATATCTATTAATTAGTTTATTTTCATTAATTCCATCGAAAAAGTTATTTAATAAAAGTTTTGATGGAATAATTATTCAACTAGGTTTCACTTTCCTACTTTTTTTTGGTCTTATAATTGTTTCTACAGGGTTCTTAGATTCCTACCAATCATCTTTAGCTATCAAGAACAGATACTCATTTGTCAGCACTGAAGGGCAAAAAACCAATTATAACAAAATAATAAAGGTTCCAGCTTTAGCTTATATACCTCAAACACCGTATAGTGTAGATTATCCTTTTAACGAACTTAAAGCTGATCCAAACGCTTATCCTAATTTTCTTTATCATGATTATTTAAGAGTCAAAGGAGTTGTTCTAGAAAAGTAA